The proteins below are encoded in one region of Kineococcus rhizosphaerae:
- a CDS encoding FadR/GntR family transcriptional regulator gives MRQTDAERARTRTGASAGPDSPRVAAVLERLVTAIATGQYLPGSRLPPERDLAAALGAGRMTVRAALAHLARRGLIETRRGRTGGSFVVQQWPESSTAIVGRTLSATYAQLRDLCEAIARLHGAVCRAAAEARSPADLARIEDALDVYAGAESGLASQQADSALHLAIIDAAHNDTLRRVLADLEGQLSIGAPAHLWGAPEGMRAMEVRALREHRELVAAIAGRRADDAERIARAHVAIDLELLTAALARTGVLPAPAR, from the coding sequence GTGAGGCAGACGGACGCGGAGCGGGCGCGGACGCGGACGGGTGCGTCCGCCGGTCCCGACAGCCCCCGCGTGGCCGCGGTGCTCGAACGCCTCGTCACGGCCATCGCCACCGGGCAGTACCTGCCCGGCTCCCGGCTGCCCCCCGAGCGCGACCTCGCCGCCGCTCTCGGCGCGGGGCGGATGACGGTCCGCGCGGCGCTGGCGCACCTGGCCCGGCGCGGTCTCATCGAGACCCGTCGCGGCCGCACCGGCGGTTCCTTCGTCGTCCAGCAGTGGCCCGAGTCCTCCACCGCGATCGTCGGGCGCACCCTGTCGGCCACCTACGCGCAGCTGCGCGACCTGTGCGAAGCCATCGCCCGCCTGCACGGGGCCGTCTGCCGGGCCGCGGCCGAGGCCCGCTCCCCCGCCGACCTGGCCCGCATCGAGGACGCGCTGGACGTCTACGCCGGAGCGGAGTCCGGCCTGGCCTCCCAGCAGGCCGACAGCGCCCTGCACCTGGCCATCATCGACGCCGCGCACAACGACACCCTGCGCCGGGTGCTGGCCGACCTCGAGGGCCAGCTCAGCATCGGCGCCCCCGCGCACCTGTGGGGAGCGCCGGAGGGCATGCGGGCCATGGAGGTCCGGGCGCTGCGCGAGCACCGCGAGCTCGTCGCCGCGATCGCCGGGCGCCGGGCGGACGACGCCGAGCGGATCGCCCGGGCCCACGTCGCCATCGACCTGGAGCTGCTGACCGCGGCCCTGGCCCGCACCGGCGTCCTGCCCGCCCCCGCCCGGTGA
- a CDS encoding glycosyltransferase family 39 protein encodes MTRGRSREHRLLGHHRLLRRVAGGWWWLLPCLLAVGTTAWRYDAKPLWRDEFYTLATAVRGWSVMLRGLRVTDAGLGPWYALMHPWVRVSQDEAWLRLPGAVATVVAVVVVAACARRLLDPVAGAAAGVVCTVLPVLVDHSQEARPYPLVVASVTVTAYALLRDRERPRTRWWVLWTGAATAAAALHVLSGAPAVAALIAVVLLQPARAPRRRVLLGAAFPALASFAMVAVGFSQAPDRIGDDFPVLSRTLGLWHSAAGGRAALVVVAVLCAVGLTAWSRRTDRGGRRFGPVFVTAWIAAPVLANAGSAWGGQLFEPRYSTAAAPGLAVLCGAGVAVLARGRGPRSSGAPRWRSVGAGLAVTLLVATQVPHLAQVRRQAYVVDDMPSLARDLAADVRPGDAVVYLGNTTRPMARYYLPPGLGLQDVLLRSDPAGSTSIGGDEVPEDERLASLGGFRRVWLVGVRLNDPWDVAFASSTTAAHLHRTMAFQEDRGQLRVELWAGPGAP; translated from the coding sequence TTGACGCGGGGACGGTCGCGCGAGCACCGCCTCCTCGGTCACCACCGGCTCCTCCGTCGCGTCGCGGGCGGGTGGTGGTGGCTGCTGCCGTGCCTGCTGGCCGTGGGGACCACCGCGTGGCGCTACGACGCGAAACCCTTGTGGCGCGACGAGTTCTACACCCTCGCCACCGCGGTGCGGGGCTGGTCGGTGATGCTGCGCGGGCTGCGGGTGACCGATGCCGGCCTGGGGCCCTGGTACGCCCTCATGCACCCCTGGGTGCGGGTGTCGCAGGACGAGGCGTGGCTGCGGCTGCCCGGGGCGGTGGCCACGGTGGTGGCGGTGGTGGTCGTCGCCGCGTGTGCGCGTCGCCTGCTGGACCCGGTGGCCGGGGCGGCAGCGGGTGTCGTCTGCACCGTGCTGCCGGTGCTCGTCGACCACAGCCAGGAGGCGCGCCCCTACCCCCTCGTCGTGGCGAGCGTGACCGTCACGGCGTACGCCCTCCTGCGTGACCGGGAACGACCCCGCACCCGCTGGTGGGTCCTGTGGACGGGGGCAGCCACCGCAGCGGCGGCGCTGCACGTCCTCAGCGGGGCGCCCGCCGTCGCCGCACTGATCGCCGTCGTGCTCCTGCAGCCGGCTCGCGCACCGCGGCGGCGCGTCCTGCTCGGTGCTGCGTTCCCGGCCCTCGCGTCCTTCGCGATGGTGGCCGTCGGCTTCAGCCAGGCGCCGGACCGCATCGGCGACGACTTCCCCGTGCTGTCCAGGACGCTGGGCCTGTGGCACTCCGCAGCCGGAGGCCGCGCGGCGCTGGTGGTGGTGGCCGTGCTGTGCGCGGTGGGGCTCACCGCGTGGTCGCGTCGAACGGACCGGGGAGGTCGTCGGTTCGGCCCGGTGTTCGTGACCGCGTGGATCGCGGCGCCGGTGCTGGCGAACGCCGGCTCGGCGTGGGGCGGGCAGTTGTTCGAGCCCAGGTACTCGACAGCGGCTGCGCCGGGTCTGGCCGTGCTCTGCGGGGCAGGGGTCGCTGTGCTCGCTCGTGGACGTGGACCACGGTCCTCCGGCGCCCCGCGGTGGCGATCCGTCGGCGCGGGGCTGGCGGTGACGCTGCTCGTGGCGACCCAGGTCCCTCACCTGGCGCAGGTCCGGCGGCAGGCCTACGTGGTCGACGACATGCCCTCGCTGGCCCGGGACCTGGCGGCGGACGTGCGGCCGGGTGACGCGGTCGTCTACCTCGGCAACACCACCCGCCCGATGGCTCGCTACTACCTCCCACCCGGACTCGGTCTCCAGGACGTCCTCCTCCGCAGCGACCCCGCCGGCAGCACCTCCATCGGGGGGGACGAGGTCCCCGAGGACGAGCGCCTCGCCTCCCTCGGGGGTTTCCGCCGGGTGTGGCTGGTGGGAGTGCGTCTCAACGACCCGTGGGACGTCGCCTTCGCGTCCTCGACGACCGCGGCCCACCTCCACCGGACGATGGCGTTCCAGGAGGACCGCGGTCAGCTGCGGGTCGAGCTGTGGGCAGGACCCGGGGCTCCCTGA
- a CDS encoding APC family permease, translating into MSDQQRTLESFGYQQELKRSVSTFDLLVYGLVFMVPIAPWAIFGTVYDSARGMVPLVYLIGLVAMVFTALAYGQMAKAFPLAGSVFSYVGRGVHPALGFFAGWAILLDYLLIPTLLYVFAAESMVGIFPGSPRWVWALVFVAINTVVNLLGISSLKLANRVFLAVEIVFVVAFVIIAATALNGGTIPGAEWGATPFWNSSEVSGPLIASALSIAVLSFLGFDGISTLAEETTGRKNPAGRAMLIALFVVAFLFVVQTWLASLLAAGRDSFGDAAAGNAFFDLVEAASNSGWKTAFLVVNVIAVGIANAMAAQAATSRLLFSMSRDRQLPAFLSRVSARQVPMAATLVVTGLTLVLVLFFVGQIGLISSLVNFGALFGFCLLHVSVIVHHLVRGRSRNYLLHLVAPVLGFLIIGYVLVNADAAAKIGGIAWLAVGAVVLALNLRAGRGAPTLPADEPAEAGRP; encoded by the coding sequence ATGAGCGACCAGCAGCGCACCCTGGAGTCCTTCGGCTACCAGCAGGAGCTGAAGCGTTCCGTCTCCACCTTCGACCTGCTCGTCTACGGCCTGGTCTTCATGGTCCCCATCGCCCCGTGGGCGATCTTCGGGACCGTCTACGACAGCGCCCGCGGGATGGTCCCCCTCGTCTACCTCATCGGCCTGGTGGCGATGGTGTTCACCGCCCTCGCCTACGGGCAGATGGCGAAGGCGTTCCCGCTGGCCGGTTCGGTGTTCTCCTACGTCGGCCGCGGCGTCCACCCCGCGCTGGGGTTCTTCGCCGGCTGGGCGATCCTGCTGGACTACCTGCTCATCCCGACGCTGCTGTACGTGTTCGCCGCCGAGTCGATGGTCGGCATCTTCCCCGGCAGCCCGCGGTGGGTGTGGGCGCTGGTGTTCGTGGCGATCAACACCGTCGTGAACCTGCTGGGCATCAGCTCCCTCAAGCTGGCCAACCGGGTGTTCCTGGCCGTCGAGATCGTCTTCGTCGTCGCGTTCGTGATCATCGCCGCGACCGCGCTGAACGGTGGCACGATCCCCGGCGCCGAGTGGGGTGCGACACCGTTCTGGAACTCCTCGGAGGTCAGCGGCCCGCTCATCGCCTCGGCGCTGTCCATCGCCGTGCTCAGCTTCCTCGGCTTCGACGGCATCTCGACCCTGGCCGAGGAGACCACGGGACGCAAGAACCCCGCCGGGCGCGCGATGCTCATCGCCCTGTTCGTCGTCGCGTTCCTCTTCGTCGTCCAGACCTGGCTGGCCAGCCTGCTCGCGGCGGGGCGGGACTCCTTCGGCGACGCCGCCGCCGGCAACGCGTTCTTCGACCTCGTCGAGGCTGCGTCGAACTCCGGCTGGAAGACCGCCTTCCTCGTGGTCAACGTCATCGCCGTGGGCATCGCCAACGCCATGGCCGCGCAGGCCGCCACCTCGCGCCTGCTGTTCTCCATGAGCCGCGACCGGCAGCTGCCCGCGTTCCTGTCGCGCGTCAGCGCCCGGCAGGTGCCGATGGCGGCGACCCTCGTCGTCACCGGGCTGACCCTGGTCCTCGTGCTGTTCTTCGTCGGGCAGATCGGGCTGATCTCGTCGCTGGTGAACTTCGGCGCCCTGTTCGGCTTCTGCCTGCTGCACGTCTCGGTGATCGTCCACCACCTCGTCCGGGGGCGTTCGCGCAACTACCTCCTGCACCTCGTCGCCCCCGTGCTGGGGTTCCTCATCATCGGGTACGTGCTGGTCAACGCCGACGCGGCCGCCAAGATCGGCGGCATCGCCTGGCTGGCCGTCGGGGCGGTGGTCCTCGCGCTGAACCTGCGCGCCGGGCGCGGGGCCCCGACCCTGCCGGCGGACGAACCCGCGGAGGCGGGACGCCCCTGA
- a CDS encoding type B 50S ribosomal protein L31, with the protein MKSNTHPTYGLVAFRDKSAGTTFLSRSTLSTRVGLPTQALEDGTTYPVFDVDVSAASHPFWTGNARVLDSEGRVEKFRRRYGRR; encoded by the coding sequence GTGAAGTCGAACACCCACCCCACCTACGGCCTGGTCGCCTTCCGCGACAAGTCCGCCGGCACGACGTTCCTGTCGCGTTCGACGCTGAGCACCCGCGTGGGCCTGCCGACCCAGGCGCTCGAGGACGGGACCACCTACCCGGTCTTCGACGTCGACGTCTCCGCGGCCAGCCACCCGTTCTGGACCGGCAACGCCCGTGTCCTGGACAGCGAGGGGCGTGTGGAGAAGTTCCGGCGCCGCTACGGCCGACGCTGA
- a CDS encoding proline iminopeptidase-family hydrolase, producing the protein MPVATPTVESRTLPVLGHETWVQVTTPTAPRPGALPLVVLHGGPGMAHDYVANLAALAQETGRTVVHYDQLGCGRSTHLPDAPAEFWTPQLFVDEFHAVLTGLGIERCHVLGQSWGGMLGAEIAVRRPASLVSLAICNSPASMQLWVEGAAQLRAELPADVRDALERHEAAGTTTDPEYLAATQVFYARHVCRITPTHPDFAASEAQMEAEPTVYHTMNGPNEFHVVGTLRDWSVVDRLPAVAVPTLVVAGEFDEATPATWAPFVERIPDVTSHVFPGASHCTHLEQPEEFRAVVAAFLAAHDDAAAPAGDEEPGEPR; encoded by the coding sequence ATGCCCGTCGCGACCCCCACCGTCGAGTCCCGCACCCTGCCGGTCCTCGGCCACGAGACCTGGGTGCAGGTCACCACCCCCACCGCCCCCCGCCCCGGCGCCCTGCCGCTCGTCGTCCTGCACGGCGGACCGGGCATGGCCCACGACTACGTCGCCAACCTCGCCGCCCTGGCGCAGGAGACCGGGCGCACCGTCGTCCACTACGACCAGCTCGGCTGCGGGCGCAGCACCCACCTGCCCGACGCGCCCGCGGAGTTCTGGACCCCGCAGCTGTTCGTCGACGAGTTCCACGCCGTCCTGACCGGCCTGGGGATCGAGCGCTGCCACGTCCTGGGCCAGTCCTGGGGCGGGATGCTGGGGGCCGAGATCGCCGTGCGCCGCCCGGCGTCCCTGGTCTCGCTGGCGATCTGCAACTCCCCGGCGTCGATGCAGCTGTGGGTGGAGGGTGCCGCGCAGCTGCGGGCCGAGCTGCCCGCGGACGTCCGCGACGCGCTGGAGCGCCACGAGGCCGCCGGCACGACGACCGACCCGGAGTACCTGGCCGCGACGCAGGTGTTCTACGCCCGCCACGTCTGCCGGATCACCCCGACCCACCCCGACTTCGCCGCCAGCGAGGCCCAGATGGAGGCGGAACCGACCGTCTACCACACGATGAACGGACCCAACGAGTTCCACGTCGTCGGCACCCTGCGCGACTGGAGCGTCGTCGACCGCCTGCCCGCGGTCGCCGTGCCCACCCTCGTCGTCGCCGGTGAGTTCGACGAGGCCACCCCCGCCACCTGGGCGCCGTTCGTGGAACGGATCCCCGACGTCACCAGCCACGTCTTCCCCGGCGCCAGCCACTGCACCCACCTCGAGCAGCCCGAGGAGTTCCGCGCGGTCGTCGCGGCCTTCCTCGCCGCCCACGACGACGCCGCCGCTCCCGCCGGCGACGAGGAACCCGGAGAACCGCGATGA